The following proteins are co-located in the Streptococcus anginosus genome:
- a CDS encoding tyrosine-type recombinase/integrase, producing the protein MKIEFIIHNGKKIIKKIKKDKSISYTLKGAFLGKDVKTGKQVTTTITAKTLKQLDRAIIQARLEFEKNGSTREKVIIIDTLEDLAEEWFKSYKTWVNSHNTLNRVRGYLDNYIIPKFGDYKPDKIESADIQLWLNDLAKKSKESIESGVKRADKGSAKDFGAVIHKLKDIFDYGITNYGLITNPVVSVKIPPKPKSNKQRIMVLHDDSLVVWLNYLESLDNTRANRRFKLICNTLLASALRINELLALTIDDLDFENSSINVSKTLMWKTANKKDGTKGEVICKATPKTDAGNRSVPVPLPIIEKLIDFHNEMNKYLELHNRHRTKLIFPTIYGNYMCDRNERTTLKKRLVGLGLPNYGFHLFRHTHASMLLNAGTNWKELQVRMGHKSISTTMDTYAELAPQRKLEAVGIYLEKIAELTQ; encoded by the coding sequence ATGAAAATAGAATTCATTATCCATAACGGAAAAAAGATAATTAAAAAAATCAAAAAAGATAAGTCCATATCATACACCTTAAAAGGTGCATTTCTAGGAAAAGATGTAAAAACTGGTAAACAAGTTACTACTACCATTACAGCCAAGACACTAAAACAGTTAGATAGAGCAATCATTCAAGCTCGACTAGAATTTGAAAAAAATGGCTCAACACGAGAAAAAGTTATCATCATTGATACACTTGAAGATTTAGCTGAAGAATGGTTTAAATCATACAAGACCTGGGTTAACTCGCATAATACACTGAACAGAGTAAGAGGTTATCTTGATAATTATATTATCCCTAAATTTGGAGATTACAAACCAGATAAAATTGAATCTGCGGATATCCAGCTTTGGTTAAATGATTTGGCAAAGAAATCAAAAGAGTCCATTGAATCTGGTGTAAAGCGTGCTGATAAAGGTAGTGCTAAAGATTTTGGTGCTGTTATCCATAAGTTGAAAGATATTTTTGACTATGGAATTACAAACTATGGACTAATTACTAATCCTGTTGTCTCTGTCAAGATACCACCTAAGCCAAAATCAAATAAGCAACGCATCATGGTATTACATGATGATAGTCTTGTAGTATGGCTTAATTATCTTGAAAGTTTAGATAACACTAGAGCCAATCGTAGATTTAAGTTAATTTGTAATACTTTATTAGCCTCCGCTTTGCGAATAAATGAACTACTTGCATTGACGATTGATGACCTAGATTTTGAAAATTCTTCTATTAACGTCAGTAAAACATTGATGTGGAAAACTGCAAATAAAAAAGATGGGACAAAAGGGGAAGTTATCTGTAAAGCTACACCAAAAACTGATGCAGGAAATCGCTCTGTTCCTGTCCCTCTCCCCATAATAGAAAAACTCATAGATTTCCACAATGAAATGAACAAGTATCTCGAATTGCACAACAGACATAGAACAAAACTGATTTTCCCTACAATCTATGGGAACTATATGTGTGATAGAAACGAGAGAACAACTCTTAAGAAAAGGTTAGTAGGTCTTGGATTACCAAACTATGGTTTCCATTTATTCCGACATACTCATGCTTCAATGCTACTTAATGCTGGAACAAATTGGAAAGAACTCCAAGTCAGAATGGGACATAAATCCATTTCAACTACAATGGATACTTACGCTGAATTAGCACCACAACGAAAGTTAGAAGCTGTGGGGATTTATCTTGAAAAGATTGCTGAACTAACGCAATAA
- a CDS encoding MerR family transcriptional regulator yields MNNEKLEQIEQSLQTLIKLIQIKEQNIQLKIIQQRELLKQLNISPNTLKTWEQKGLKRLEPPIEGTRTVFYLLDDIIDFLQP; encoded by the coding sequence ATGAATAACGAAAAATTAGAACAAATTGAACAATCATTGCAAACTCTTATCAAACTCATTCAAATCAAAGAACAGAACATACAACTAAAGATAATACAACAGCGAGAATTGTTAAAACAGCTAAACATCTCTCCAAACACACTAAAAACTTGGGAACAAAAGGGACTAAAAAGGTTAGAACCTCCTATCGAGGGAACAAGAACTGTCTTCTATCTATTAGATGATATTATTGACTTCTTGCAACCCTAA
- a CDS encoding replication protein, producing MAKEQRSTKWTFLFYEESAPEDYLTILEKLHIPFILSPWHDKDVNKQTGEFKKSHKHGAFFFDSLKSYSQVSNIISDKLNGPAHVEVVMSPTGLFDYFTHAENPDKTPYNIEDIEVGCGFNLEKFLMEMNSSDFIHEVVDIIEENDFTEFEELVWYARANNTNLLGLIIERTYFFAKYLDSRRYNPNRLHNSNTEEKENNE from the coding sequence ATGGCAAAAGAACAACGCTCAACCAAATGGACGTTTCTCTTCTACGAGGAAAGCGCACCAGAGGACTACTTGACTATCTTAGAGAAACTTCATATCCCCTTTATTCTTAGTCCTTGGCATGATAAAGATGTTAATAAACAAACAGGAGAGTTCAAAAAGTCGCACAAACACGGTGCTTTCTTCTTTGATTCACTGAAAAGCTATTCTCAAGTATCAAATATCATCAGTGACAAACTGAACGGTCCAGCACATGTGGAGGTAGTTATGTCTCCCACTGGTTTATTTGACTACTTTACCCATGCGGAAAATCCAGATAAGACCCCCTACAACATTGAGGATATTGAAGTCGGTTGTGGATTTAATTTGGAAAAATTCTTGATGGAGATGAACTCCTCGGATTTTATACATGAAGTAGTCGATATTATCGAAGAAAACGACTTTACCGAATTTGAAGAATTGGTCTGGTATGCCCGAGCAAACAATACCAATTTATTAGGACTTATCATTGAACGTACATATTTCTTCGCCAAGTACCTAGATTCACGACGATACAATCCTAATCGACTCCATAATTCAAACACAGAGGAGAAAGAGAATAATGAATAA
- a CDS encoding type IV secretion system DNA-binding domain-containing protein, with protein MTSQSRDALNQSFLQSYLLQSLNMALGALMQGETSYTNSFNVIIQEDGFVFVPRLPCAYILDDDLYKKIFLIANASLYPQFTLLKQNATYFVPLKTDDLHIQRGLFFPWKKGISERLTIPDLDKFSASLPQGKIPIMKHFELNLEKINHWAIAGNSGSGKSYALTYFLSVLKHMSDLIIIDPKFDTPSRWARENQIAVIHPVENRSKSDFVSQVNEQLSQCATLIQKRQAILYDNPNHQFTHLTIVIDEVLALSEGVNKNIKEAFFSLLSQIALLGRATKIHLFLVSQRFDHNTIPISVREQLNVLIQIGNINHKTTQFLFPDLDPEGIVIPTGHGTGIIQVIDNEHPYQILPLLCPTYYTKRGIL; from the coding sequence ATGACCTCACAATCTCGTGATGCGCTGAACCAATCTTTCCTGCAATCTTACCTGCTCCAGAGCCTAAACATGGCTCTGGGGGCTTTAATGCAGGGGGAAACCAGCTATACTAATTCTTTTAACGTCATTATTCAAGAAGACGGCTTTGTCTTTGTCCCTCGCCTGCCTTGTGCTTATATTCTTGATGATGACTTGTACAAGAAAATTTTTCTGATTGCTAACGCTTCTCTCTACCCTCAATTTACTCTCTTGAAACAAAATGCAACCTATTTTGTTCCACTCAAAACAGATGACTTACACATTCAACGTGGATTGTTTTTCCCTTGGAAAAAGGGAATTTCAGAACGTTTAACTATTCCTGATTTGGATAAATTTTCAGCTAGCCTACCACAAGGAAAAATTCCCATTATGAAGCACTTTGAACTAAACCTTGAAAAGATAAATCACTGGGCTATTGCTGGAAATTCAGGCTCTGGGAAAAGCTATGCTTTAACGTACTTTTTGAGTGTTCTGAAACATATGTCTGACTTAATTATAATTGACCCCAAATTCGATACACCAAGCCGATGGGCAAGGGAAAATCAAATTGCAGTTATCCACCCTGTCGAAAACCGTTCAAAATCTGATTTCGTTTCACAAGTCAATGAACAATTAAGCCAATGTGCAACCCTCATTCAGAAACGACAAGCTATCTTATATGATAACCCCAACCATCAATTTACTCATCTAACCATTGTCATTGATGAAGTCCTAGCCCTATCAGAGGGAGTCAATAAGAACATCAAAGAAGCCTTTTTCTCTTTACTCTCACAAATTGCCTTGTTGGGACGTGCTACCAAAATCCATCTCTTTTTAGTAAGCCAGCGTTTTGACCATAACACTATCCCCATTTCAGTGAGGGAACAGCTAAACGTATTGATACAAATTGGAAATATCAATCATAAAACCACTCAATTCTTATTTCCAGACCTAGACCCAGAGGGTATTGTCATTCCAACAGGACATGGAACAGGCATCATTCAAGTTATCGACAATGAACACCCCTACCAAATTCTGCCCCTACTCTGTCCAACCTACTACACTAAGCGAGGTATTTTATGA
- a CDS encoding RNA polymerase sigma factor produces MSNKVQERRERKITEAIKAKNWNEVTRLLQQEQSNAERRDRYHHKRSMEENIARNDGKRRERYEVVASSDLNPEEALILEELIQAIREAKASLSEIDSKIVEMIAEQGSSYKETARYVTEHYKKMSDVTVKSHYCKALKKLAPLLKTYR; encoded by the coding sequence ATGAGTAATAAAGTACAAGAACGCCGTGAGCGTAAAATCACAGAAGCTATTAAAGCTAAAAATTGGAATGAAGTAACTCGTTTGCTTCAACAAGAACAAAGTAATGCAGAACGGCGTGACCGATACCACCATAAACGAAGTATGGAAGAAAACATAGCTCGTAATGACGGTAAACGACGTGAACGCTATGAAGTAGTTGCAAGTTCTGATTTGAATCCCGAAGAAGCTTTAATCCTAGAGGAGTTAATACAAGCTATTCGTGAAGCTAAAGCATCCCTATCAGAAATTGACAGTAAGATTGTTGAAATGATAGCGGAACAAGGTTCAAGCTATAAAGAAACGGCTCGCTATGTCACTGAACATTATAAAAAAATGAGTGATGTAACAGTTAAATCCCATTATTGTAAAGCGCTAAAAAAATTAGCACCTTTATTAAAAACTTATCGCTAA
- a CDS encoding helix-turn-helix domain-containing protein, translated as MKFFEENYSQEIPTRIKNLRKKHNITQSELGNAGQVSQVESGKRPITSSMLVYLNALTASSYTYIVFGELDEFIENLFHYFFSSILYRDLEAVDENLYSFMSDDLISIQSSCLRLSKTFANFNIKRKNFLVSDETEMDTFHKKDDIDITVGEKSYNLARSFRTRTINELTVIDFEEMFDILWLMLGDNLIKSFEVNVCGILFELDGNGIPSTFRKENIDPLINKWWYDNVSTEIIPNLIKKLKENPLFNIGFLVDDILERMYKENIPKSYLTSVPLVSSKKARSTLSVKSNGSQKIDKSKFAQINYDFMKLVSQGKDITDLYQKYSEKELTNMGIRIHKSTDIERIEEKTFDEIISWVSNPYATRPIQEISSIQIEPTRFSLEDKKRIEEAAAQGLSEIDLIDLVDLYDINLDNTSVNRYIEGLLTNNTQVTYYFQEQLNEELLAMASTLDRVQQAFIKLLSEEEIRKFAL; from the coding sequence ATGAAATTTTTTGAAGAAAATTATTCACAAGAAATACCTACTCGTATCAAAAATTTAAGAAAAAAACACAATATTACACAAAGCGAACTAGGCAATGCAGGTCAAGTTAGTCAAGTTGAAAGTGGTAAGCGACCAATTACGAGTTCGATGTTAGTTTATTTAAATGCTCTAACCGCTTCGAGCTATACGTATATCGTTTTTGGAGAGTTAGATGAGTTTATTGAGAATCTGTTTCATTATTTTTTCAGTTCTATTTTATATAGAGATTTAGAGGCTGTAGATGAAAACCTATATTCTTTCATGAGTGATGATTTAATTTCAATCCAATCTAGCTGTCTTAGACTTTCTAAGACATTCGCAAATTTCAATATTAAAAGAAAAAATTTTTTGGTTTCTGATGAAACTGAAATGGATACTTTTCACAAGAAAGATGACATTGATATTACTGTTGGTGAAAAAAGTTATAACCTCGCTAGAAGTTTTAGAACCCGTACCATCAATGAATTGACTGTCATTGATTTTGAAGAAATGTTTGATATTCTTTGGTTGATGTTAGGGGATAATTTAATTAAATCATTTGAAGTTAATGTCTGTGGTATCCTATTTGAATTGGACGGAAATGGCATACCCTCAACATTTAGGAAAGAAAACATTGATCCTCTCATCAATAAATGGTGGTATGATAACGTTTCGACAGAAATTATCCCTAATCTAATAAAAAAACTCAAAGAAAATCCACTATTCAATATCGGATTTCTGGTTGATGATATTCTAGAACGAATGTATAAAGAAAATATCCCAAAATCTTACCTTACGTCCGTTCCGTTAGTTAGTTCCAAAAAAGCAAGGTCAACTTTATCAGTTAAGTCAAACGGAAGTCAAAAAATAGATAAATCAAAATTTGCACAGATAAATTATGACTTTATGAAGTTAGTAAGTCAAGGTAAAGATATCACAGACTTGTACCAAAAATATTCTGAAAAGGAGCTAACAAATATGGGTATTCGTATTCATAAATCCACTGATATAGAAAGGATTGAGGAAAAAACTTTTGATGAAATAATCAGCTGGGTTTCCAATCCTTATGCAACAAGACCAATTCAGGAAATATCCAGTATTCAAATAGAGCCCACAAGATTTTCACTAGAGGATAAGAAAAGAATTGAAGAAGCTGCAGCTCAAGGACTAAGCGAAATCGACCTTATTGATTTAGTTGACCTATATGATATTAATTTAGACAATACAAGCGTCAATCGCTATATTGAGGGATTATTGACGAATAATACACAAGTAACATACTATTTCCAAGAACAATTAAACGAGGAATTACTCGCAATGGCTTCGACTTTAGATAGAGTTCAACAAGCATTTATTAAACTATTAAGCGAAGAAGAGATACGAAAATTTGCTCTTTAA
- the cadX gene encoding Cd(II)/Zn(II)-sensing metalloregulatory transcriptional regulator CadX — MKKDSICQVNVINQQNVTTATNYLEKEKVQKSLRILSKFTDNKQINIIFYLLVVEELCVCDIACLLNLSMASASHHLRKLANQNILDTRRDGKIIYYFIKDEEIRDFFNQLG; from the coding sequence ATGAAAAAAGATAGTATCTGCCAAGTGAATGTTATAAATCAACAAAATGTTACAACCGCAACGAACTACCTTGAAAAGGAAAAAGTCCAAAAATCACTTCGCATTTTATCAAAGTTTACCGATAATAAACAGATAAATATCATCTTTTATCTCCTTGTTGTTGAAGAACTCTGTGTCTGCGATATAGCCTGTTTACTAAATCTCAGTATGGCATCTGCCTCCCACCATCTTCGTAAACTAGCCAATCAAAACATCTTGGACACTAGAAGAGATGGGAAAATTATATATTATTTTATAAAAGATGAGGAAATCAGAGATTTTTTTAATCAACTAGGATAA
- a CDS encoding CadD family cadmium resistance transporter, with protein sequence MIQNVVTSIILYSGTAVDLLIILMLFFAKRKSRKDIINIYLGQFLGSVSLILLSLLFAFVLNYIPSKEILGLLGLIPIFLGLKVLLLGDSDGEAIAKDGLRKDNKNLIFLVAMITFASCGADNIGVFVPYFTTLNLANLIVTLLTFLVMIYLLVFSAQKLAQVPSVGETLEKYSRWFIAVVYLGLGMYILIENNSFDMLWTVLS encoded by the coding sequence ATGATTCAAAATGTTGTTACTTCAATAATCCTGTATTCTGGGACAGCCGTAGACTTACTTATTATCCTAATGTTATTTTTTGCCAAAAGAAAAAGCAGAAAAGACATCATTAACATCTATTTAGGACAGTTTCTAGGCTCTGTTAGTCTAATATTGCTAAGTTTACTTTTTGCATTTGTCTTAAATTATATTCCTAGTAAAGAGATTTTAGGTTTGCTCGGTTTGATTCCAATTTTCCTAGGACTCAAAGTTTTGCTTTTAGGAGATTCTGATGGAGAAGCTATTGCAAAAGATGGTTTGCGAAAAGATAATAAAAACCTGATTTTTCTAGTCGCTATGATTACTTTTGCAAGTTGTGGTGCTGACAATATTGGTGTTTTTGTCCCATATTTTACCACCTTAAATTTAGCGAATTTGATAGTGACTTTACTTACTTTTCTAGTCATGATTTATCTCTTGGTTTTTTCTGCCCAAAAATTGGCACAAGTCCCTTCTGTTGGAGAAACTTTGGAAAAATATAGCAGATGGTTTATTGCCGTTGTCTATTTAGGATTGGGGATGTATATCCTGATTGAAAACAACAGCTTTGACATGCTATGGACTGTGTTAAGCTAG
- the rpmG gene encoding 50S ribosomal protein L33, whose protein sequence is MRVNITLEHKASGERLYLTSKNKRNTPDRLQLKKYSPKLRKHVVFTEVK, encoded by the coding sequence ATGCGCGTAAATATCACACTTGAACACAAAGCATCTGGTGAACGCTTGTACCTTACTTCTAAAAACAAACGCAACACTCCAGACCGTCTTCAATTGAAGAAATACTCACCAAAATTACGTAAACACGTGGTTTTTACAGAGGTTAAGTAA
- the rpmF gene encoding 50S ribosomal protein L32 encodes MAVPARRTSKAKKNKRRTHYKITAPSVHFDETTGDYSRSHRVSLKGYYKGRKIAKVAAAE; translated from the coding sequence ATGGCAGTACCTGCACGTCGCACTTCAAAAGCGAAGAAAAACAAACGCCGCACTCACTACAAAATTACAGCTCCATCTGTACATTTTGACGAAACTACTGGAGATTACTCACGTTCTCACCGTGTATCCCTCAAAGGATACTACAAAGGACGTAAAATCGCCAAAGTTGCAGCAGCAGAATAA
- the hisS gene encoding histidine--tRNA ligase: protein MKLQKPKGTQDILPQESVKWQYVEEFARKTFKKYHYAEIRTPLFEHYEVISRSVGDTTDIVTKEMYDFYDKGDRHITLRPEGTAPVVRSYVENKLFAPEVQKPVKLYYMGSMFRYERPQAGRLREFHQIGVECFGSNNPATDVETIAMAAQFFNEIGIQGVTLQLNSLGNAESRAAYRQALIDYLMPLKDSLSKDSQRRLEENPLRVLDSKEKEDKLAVENAPSILDYLDEESQTHFQAVRSMLEALGITYVINTNMVRGLDYYNHTIFEFTADVAGNELTICAGGRYDSLVAYFGGPETAGFGFGMGVERLLLVLEKQGVALPLEDSLDVYVAVLGDGANNKALEIVQALRKQGFTAERDYLNRKLKAQFKSADTFSAKTLITLGESEIESNQVTIKNNQTREELTVSLNQIQEDFQTIFEQLGF, encoded by the coding sequence ATGAAATTACAAAAACCGAAAGGGACTCAGGATATTCTCCCTCAAGAGTCTGTCAAATGGCAATATGTAGAAGAATTTGCTCGCAAAACATTTAAAAAATATCATTACGCAGAAATTCGTACCCCACTATTTGAGCATTATGAAGTGATTAGTCGTTCTGTTGGCGACACGACTGACATTGTGACCAAAGAAATGTATGATTTTTATGACAAAGGCGACCGTCATATCACATTACGCCCAGAAGGAACAGCACCAGTTGTACGTTCTTATGTGGAAAATAAGCTCTTTGCACCAGAAGTCCAAAAACCGGTGAAACTTTATTATATGGGCTCTATGTTTCGTTATGAGCGTCCTCAGGCAGGGCGTTTGCGTGAGTTTCATCAGATTGGTGTAGAGTGTTTTGGCTCCAACAATCCTGCGACTGATGTAGAGACGATTGCCATGGCAGCTCAATTTTTCAATGAAATTGGTATTCAAGGTGTAACGTTGCAGTTGAATAGTTTGGGGAATGCAGAGAGTCGCGCCGCTTATCGTCAAGCATTGATTGATTATTTGATGCCGTTGAAAGACAGTCTTTCTAAAGATAGTCAGCGTCGTCTGGAAGAAAATCCTCTCCGTGTGCTAGACAGTAAGGAAAAAGAAGATAAACTCGCTGTTGAAAATGCACCCTCTATCCTGGATTATCTAGATGAGGAAAGCCAAACTCATTTTCAAGCTGTGCGTTCGATGTTGGAAGCACTAGGAATTACTTATGTTATCAATACCAATATGGTCCGCGGATTGGATTATTACAATCACACGATTTTTGAATTTACTGCAGATGTAGCCGGTAATGAACTGACTATTTGTGCAGGCGGTCGTTATGATAGCCTTGTTGCTTATTTTGGTGGACCAGAGACGGCTGGATTTGGCTTTGGGATGGGCGTAGAACGTCTGCTCCTCGTTCTTGAAAAGCAGGGTGTAGCCTTGCCGCTGGAGGATAGCTTAGACGTTTATGTTGCAGTTTTGGGAGACGGTGCTAATAACAAAGCTTTGGAAATTGTACAAGCACTTCGTAAGCAGGGATTTACAGCTGAACGTGATTATTTAAATCGTAAGTTAAAAGCGCAATTCAAGTCAGCAGATACTTTCTCTGCTAAGACTTTGATAACTCTTGGTGAAAGTGAGATTGAAAGCAATCAAGTTACCATCAAAAACAATCAAACTCGTGAAGAATTGACAGTCAGTTTAAATCAGATCCAAGAAGATTTTCAAACAATTTTTGAACAACTGGGGTTTTAA
- the aspS gene encoding aspartate--tRNA ligase, producing MKRSMYAGRVRSEHVGQKITLKGWVSRRRDLGGLIFIDLRDREGIMQLVINPENVAKEVMETAESLRSEYVIEVTGKVEARTQANDKLATGAVELHVENLTVLNTAKTTPFEIKDGIEANDDTRLRYRYLDLRRPEMLANLKLRAKVTHSIRNYLDELEFIDVETPFLTKSTPEGARDYLVPSRVNQGHFYALPQSPQITKQLLMNAGFDRYYQIVKCFRDEDLRGDRQPEFTQVDLETSFLSDQEIQDITEDLIARVMKETKGIEVALPFPRMKYDDAMALYGSDKPDTRFEMLLQDLTELVKGIDFKVFSEAPAVKAIVVKNAADKYSRKDIDKLTEQAKQYGAKGLAWVKVVSGELNGPVAKFLKDLTSDLTDALQLEDNDLVLFVADTLEVANASLGALRVRLAKDLDLIDESKFNYLWVVDWPMFEWSEEEGRYMSAHHPFTLPQADTAHELEGDLSKVRAIAYDIVLNGYELGGGSLRINHKDLQERMFKALGFSEEEATDQFGFLLEAMDYGFPPHGGLAIGLDRFVMLLAGEENIREVIAFPKNNKASDPMTQAPSIVDAKQLEELSLQVETHEEK from the coding sequence ATGAAACGTTCAATGTATGCCGGGCGTGTTCGTAGTGAACATGTTGGTCAAAAAATCACTTTGAAAGGTTGGGTGTCCCGTCGTCGTGACTTAGGAGGACTGATTTTCATTGATTTGCGTGACCGTGAAGGCATAATGCAGCTAGTTATCAATCCCGAAAATGTAGCCAAAGAAGTCATGGAAACCGCTGAAAGTTTGCGAAGCGAATATGTGATTGAAGTGACTGGAAAAGTAGAAGCCCGTACGCAGGCGAATGATAAATTAGCAACGGGAGCTGTTGAACTACACGTGGAGAATCTGACAGTTCTCAATACGGCCAAAACGACTCCATTTGAAATCAAAGACGGTATTGAAGCGAATGATGATACCCGTCTCCGTTACCGTTATTTAGACCTTCGTCGTCCTGAAATGTTGGCAAATTTGAAATTGCGGGCTAAGGTAACACATTCTATTCGCAATTACTTAGATGAGCTTGAATTTATTGATGTGGAAACGCCGTTTCTTACTAAGTCAACTCCAGAAGGGGCGCGTGATTATTTGGTACCAAGTCGAGTGAACCAAGGTCATTTTTATGCTCTGCCACAAAGTCCTCAAATTACCAAGCAACTGTTGATGAATGCTGGATTTGATCGGTATTATCAAATTGTAAAATGCTTCCGTGATGAGGATTTGCGTGGAGACCGTCAACCAGAGTTTACACAGGTTGACTTAGAAACTTCTTTCCTATCTGATCAAGAAATTCAAGATATTACAGAAGACTTGATTGCTCGAGTGATGAAAGAAACGAAGGGGATTGAGGTTGCACTACCATTCCCACGAATGAAATATGATGATGCAATGGCTTTGTATGGAAGTGATAAGCCAGATACACGTTTTGAGATGCTATTGCAAGACTTGACAGAGCTTGTCAAGGGAATTGACTTTAAAGTTTTCTCAGAAGCACCAGCAGTTAAAGCGATTGTTGTGAAAAATGCTGCTGATAAATATTCTCGCAAAGATATTGATAAGTTGACAGAGCAAGCAAAACAGTATGGAGCAAAAGGACTTGCTTGGGTGAAAGTGGTATCAGGTGAACTAAATGGACCAGTTGCTAAGTTTTTGAAAGACTTGACAAGTGACTTGACAGATGCTTTACAGCTTGAAGACAATGATTTGGTTCTTTTTGTAGCGGATACGCTTGAAGTTGCCAATGCATCCTTGGGAGCTCTTCGTGTTCGTCTTGCAAAAGATCTAGACTTGATTGATGAATCGAAATTTAATTACCTTTGGGTTGTGGATTGGCCAATGTTTGAATGGTCGGAAGAAGAAGGTCGCTATATGAGTGCGCACCATCCATTCACTCTTCCACAAGCAGACACAGCTCATGAATTAGAAGGTGATTTGAGCAAGGTTCGTGCTATTGCTTATGATATTGTCTTGAATGGTTATGAATTGGGTGGTGGAAGTCTTCGTATTAACCACAAAGATTTGCAAGAACGAATGTTTAAAGCCCTTGGTTTTTCTGAAGAAGAAGCTACTGATCAATTTGGTTTCTTGCTAGAAGCAATGGATTATGGTTTTCCACCGCATGGTGGACTGGCAATTGGGCTAGATCGTTTTGTCATGTTGCTGGCTGGCGAGGAAAATATCCGTGAAGTGATTGCTTTCCCTAAAAACAACAAAGCAAGTGATCCAATGACTCAGGCGCCAAGCATAGTCGACGCTAAACAACTTGAAGAATTAAGTTTACAAGTAGAAACTCATGAAGAAAAGTAA
- a CDS encoding YitT family protein yields the protein MKKSKIYKRLRYYLRRLAYDFKLIRVLKSISREKYDEKISASLIYGFLSAVAVNLFFQPGHVYSSGATGLAQILAALSTRFLGFTIPVSVTFYLINIPLMILAWYQIGHKFTVFTFITVSMSSLFIQFVPEVTLTNDPIINALFGGVIMGMGIGFALRSNISSGGTDIVSLTVRKKTGRNVGNISFMVNGMIMIIAGVTFGWKYALYSMITIFVSSRVTDAVFTKQKKMQAMIITSHPEEVIDKIHNKLHRGATMVNGAEGTYNHEKKAVLITVITRAEFNEFKHIMRKTDPHAFVSVADNVHILGRFVEE from the coding sequence ATGAAGAAAAGTAAGATTTACAAACGATTGCGTTATTATTTGCGCCGTCTAGCCTATGATTTTAAGTTGATACGAGTACTTAAGAGTATTTCTCGTGAGAAGTACGATGAAAAGATTTCTGCTTCGCTCATTTATGGTTTTCTATCTGCGGTTGCAGTGAATCTTTTCTTTCAACCGGGACATGTTTATTCAAGCGGTGCGACTGGATTGGCACAGATTTTAGCCGCTTTAAGTACGCGTTTTTTAGGATTTACTATTCCGGTTTCTGTGACTTTCTATCTCATCAATATCCCGCTGATGATTTTAGCTTGGTATCAAATTGGGCACAAATTTACGGTATTTACTTTTATAACCGTTTCCATGAGCTCGCTGTTTATCCAGTTTGTTCCTGAAGTGACCTTAACAAATGACCCGATTATCAATGCTTTGTTTGGTGGGGTTATCATGGGAATGGGAATCGGCTTTGCTTTGCGTTCCAATATTTCTAGTGGTGGGACGGATATTGTCAGCTTGACGGTTCGGAAGAAAACCGGCAGAAATGTGGGAAATATTTCCTTTATGGTCAATGGCATGATTATGATTATTGCCGGTGTGACTTTCGGCTGGAAATATGCACTATATTCGATGATTACGATTTTTGTGTCAAGCCGTGTGACAGATGCAGTCTTTACTAAGCAAAAGAAGATGCAGGCGATGATTATTACCAGTCATCCCGAAGAAGTTATTGATAAAATTCATAACAAATTGCATCGTGGTGCAACCATGGTTAATGGTGCAGAAGGAACTTACAATCATGAGAAAAAAGCAGTTTTGATTACAGTTATTACGCGTGCTGAATTTAATGAATTCAAGCATATCATGCGTAAAACTGATCCGCATGCTTTTGTATCGGTAGCAGATAATGTTCACATTCTTGGACGTTTCGTAGAAGAATAA